The Neospora caninum Liverpool complete genome, chromosome X genome includes a region encoding these proteins:
- a CDS encoding Serine hydroxymethyltransferase,related, giving the protein MSPQPVPPVNRDLSGFTAAVGGEQDEADVTMLQSATPRGDPKHGEVGSRTTDMKPRALATQDPELYELLQQEKERQVSGLELIASENFTSQAVMECLGSCLTNKYSEGYPGARYYGGNEVIDRIESLCQRRALAAFGLDAEEWAVNVQPYSGSPANMAVFVGLLQPHDRIMGLDLPSGGHLTHGFYTAKKRISATSIFFESLPYGVDETTGLIDYEELRKRALVFRPKLIICGHSAYPRDLDYAKFREIADAAGAMLMCDMAHTSGLIAARLLTSPFQYCDIVTTTTHKTLRGPRSGMIFVNKRRVPDGEGLINSGVFPSLQGGPHNHQIAALACQLKEVMSPSWATYASQVIRNSRALAARLQHHGHRLTTDGTDNHLLLMDLRPDGITGTKMQLCCDEASITLNKNTVPGDTSAANPSGVRIGSPALTTRGFKENDFERIADWLHEIVVIAQEIQTKYGKKLVDFKKGVPEHPHLLEIKQEIAKWSRSFPMPGQTDI; this is encoded by the exons ATGTCGCCG CAACCCGTGCCCCCAGTGAATAGGGATTTGTCGGGCTTCACTGCCGCCGTGGGGGGCGAgcaggacgaggcagacgtCACGATGCTTCAGTCTGCGACTCCCCGTGGTGATCCAAAGCACGGGGAAGTAGGTTCCCGAACGACGGACATGAAGCCTCGAGCACTCGCTACGCAGGACCCCGAACTCTATGAGCTTCTTcaacaggaaaaggaacgacAGGTCTCAGGTCTCGAACTCATCGCATCTGAA AATTTTACGTCACAGGCTGTGATGGAATGCCTGGGATCCTGCTTGACGAACAAGTATAGCGAGGGGTACCCTGGCGCACGCTACTATGGAGGAAACGAAGTTATAGATCGCATCGAATCTCTATGTCAGCGTCGTGCGTTGGCTGCCTTCGGCCTGGATGCGGAGGAGTGGGCCGTGAATGTTCAACCGTACAGTGGCAGTCCCGCTAACATGGCCGTCTTCGTTGGGCTGCTTCAGCCGCATGATCGAATCATGGGACTTGATCTGCCGTCGG GAGGGCATCTGACGCATGGTTTCTACACTGCGAAGAAACGCATCAGTGCAACGTCAATTTTTTTCGAATCCCTCCCATATGGAGTGGATGAAACAACCGGTTTGATAGACTACGAAGAGCTGCGGAAGCGAGCCCTAGTGTTCAGACCGAAGCTGATTATCTGCGGCCACTCAGCGTATCCAAG AGATCTGGACTACGCGAAATTCAGGGAGATCGCGGATGCCGCCGGTGCAATGCTAATGTGTGACATGGCACATACCAGTGGATTGATTGCTGCGAGGCTCCTGACTTCTCCCTTCCAGTATTGCGATATCGTCACAACGACCACGCACAAAACCCTGCG CGGCCCTCGAAGTGGAATGATTTTCGTGAACAAGAGGAGAGTTCCGGACGGCGAGGGACTCATTAATTCtggcgttttcccttctctccaaGGAGGCCCGCACAACCACCAGATCGCAGCTCTCGCGTGCCAGCTGAAGGAG GTGATGTCTCCGTCTTGGGCGACATATGCATCTCAAGTTATTCGAAACTCTAGGGCTTTGGCTGCGCGTCTTCAACATCACGGCCACCGATTGACGACAGACGGGACCGACAACCACCTCCTTCTTATGGACCTCCGTCCAGATGGAATCACTGGCACGAAAATGCAACTCTGCTGCGACGAAGCAAGCATTACGCTCAACAAGAACACTGTCCCTGGTGACACGTCAGCGGCGAATCCCTCTGGCGTACGAATTGGATCCCCGGCTCTGACGACTAGAGGATTCAAGGAGAACGACTTCGAACGAATTGCTGACTGGCTTCATGAAATTGTCGTTATTGCCCAGGAGATCCAAA CAAAGTACGGCAAGAAACTTGTGGATTTCAAAAAGGGCGTTCCCGAGCATCCCCATTTACTCGAAATTAAACAAGAAATCGCAAAATGGTCTCGGAGTTTTCCAATGCCAGGCCAAACCGACATCTGA